GCCAGTTGCTGGTTCATTCCTATATGGAAACAACATCATCTCAGGTGCAGTTGTTCCTTCATCTAACGCTATTGGTCTACACTTCTACCCAATTTGGGAAGCAGCTACTGTAGATGAGTGGTTATACAACGGTGGTCCTTACCAGCTTGTAATTTTCCACTTCCTAATTGGTATCTCAGCATACATGGGAAGACAGTGGGAGCTTTCATACCGTTTAGGTATGCGTCCTTGGATCTGTGTTGCATACTCTGCACCAGTTTCAGCAGCTTTCGCAGTATTCCTTGTATACCCATTCGGTCAAGGTTCATTCTCTGACGGAATGCCTCTAGGTATCTCTGGAACATTCAACTTCATGTTCGTTTTCCAGGCAGAGCACAACATTCTTATGCACCCATTCCACATGGCTGGTGTTGCTGGTATGTTCGGAGGATCTTTATTCTCAGCTATGCACGGTTCACTTGTTACTTCATCTCTAATCAGAGAAACAACTGAGACAGAATCTCAGAACTATGGTTACAAGTTCGGACAAGAAGAAGAAACATACAACATCGTTGCAGCTCATGGCTACTTCGGTCGTTTGATCTTCCAATATGCAAGTTTCAACAACAGCAGAAGTCTTCACTTCTTCCTAGCTGTATTCCCAGTTGTTTGTGTATGGTTAACTTCAATGGGTATCTGCACAATGGCATTCAACCTTAACGGTTTCAACTTCAACCAGTCAGTTGTTGATGCAAACGGTAAGATTGTTCCTACATGGGGTGACGTTCTTAACAGAGCAAACCTAGGTATGGAAGTAATGCACGAGCGTAACGCTCACAACTTCCCACTTGATCTAGCAGCAGCTGAGTCTACAACAGTAGCTCTTTCAGCTCCAGCTATTGGTTAAGCTTAAAGTTCTTAAACTTACAAGCCCCCTTTTTGGGGGCTTTTTTTTGTTTAATTTTCAATTGGTTTCATATAATGTTTATATATAGATAAAACATTTGATATTTCTATGAGTAGTAGTTTTGGAAAAATTTTTCGTGTTAGTACTTTTGGAGAATCACATGGTGGTGCAGTAGGAGTTATCCTTGACGGATGTCCACCTAAATTAAAAATAGATATAAATCTGATACAAAATGAATTAGATAGGCGCAGACCTGGCCAAAGTGACATTACAACACCCAGAAATGAAGAAGATAAAATTGAATTATTAAGTGGGATAAAGGAAGGGTTAACACTTGGAACTCCAATAGCAATGTTGGTAAGAAATAAGGATCAAAGACCGA
This sequence is a window from Prochlorococcus marinus XMU1419. Protein-coding genes within it:
- the psbA gene encoding photosystem II q(b) protein produces the protein MTTIQQQRSSLLKGWPQFCEWVTSTNNRIYVGWFGVLMIPCLLTAAACFIVAFIAAPPVDIDGIREPVAGSFLYGNNIISGAVVPSSNAIGLHFYPIWEAATVDEWLYNGGPYQLVIFHFLIGISAYMGRQWELSYRLGMRPWICVAYSAPVSAAFAVFLVYPFGQGSFSDGMPLGISGTFNFMFVFQAEHNILMHPFHMAGVAGMFGGSLFSAMHGSLVTSSLIRETTETESQNYGYKFGQEEETYNIVAAHGYFGRLIFQYASFNNSRSLHFFLAVFPVVCVWLTSMGICTMAFNLNGFNFNQSVVDANGKIVPTWGDVLNRANLGMEVMHERNAHNFPLDLAAAESTTVALSAPAIG